The DNA window ATCAAGATCGCGAACCTCGGCGCCGAAGAAGCGATGCGGCAGGACCCGCACCTCGCGAATGGCCTGAACGTCTCGGACGGCAAGATCCGCCACCAGGCGGTTGCCGAAGCGCTCGACTTGGAGTTCGAACCCGTCGCCGCCTAGCGGAACAGATGAAGAACATCGGCGTTGATGCACCGACCAAGTGATTGAAAAGGTGCATCAATGTCGACCAACATTTCTGACGACCCGAAGCAGCATCCGACTGGTAATGCGGTCAAGGATCCGGACCATTGGGTCACCGGTGACGAGCCGATGACCGGTGCGCAGGCCTCCTATCTGCAAACGCTCAGCGAGGAAGCGGGCGAAGAGTTCGATCCGGAGCTCAGCAAGGCGGACGCTTCGAAGAAGATCGACGCGCTGCAGGAGCAGACCGGGCGCGGCGAACATTAAGGCGAAGCTCGGGGCGCCAGCGTTGCCGGCACACTCAGT is part of the Sphingomicrobium sp. genome and encodes:
- a CDS encoding DUF3072 domain-containing protein, which translates into the protein MSTNISDDPKQHPTGNAVKDPDHWVTGDEPMTGAQASYLQTLSEEAGEEFDPELSKADASKKIDALQEQTGRGEH